A portion of the Gasterosteus aculeatus chromosome 12, fGasAcu3.hap1.1, whole genome shotgun sequence genome contains these proteins:
- the plekha7b gene encoding pleckstrin homology domain-containing family A member 7 isoform X18, with protein sequence MAAPLGRDTLPDHWSYGVCGDGRVFFINDKSHSTTWLHPHTGEPVNSGHMIRSDLPRGWEEGFTDEGASYFINHSLRATSFRHPVTGQISPENTEYTLQDRIEARMSKSAANQRSPSMVTESSKAVTSAAADAHSGTKGCRGAGKVHSFGKRDHAIKRNLNIPVVVRGWLYKQDSSGMRLWKRKWFVLSDYCLFYYKDSREETVLGSIPLPSYVIAPVEPDDHINRKYAFKASHTGMRSYIYNKNSVIGSQAEHCGMRTYFFSADTQEDMNGWIRAMNQAALMQQSHTIKRAAENPKEAAQQTLPQTNHVHVNQNACQSESLSRAEKPPYNGIQLAHREEVRYGLEIEGKPNHSAAERLSPDCVDDATHKKGQPTVIEVALPPEQNGNPVRQRGFVSHVDPEKRVQRKNTLAKVEKWVKVQKGDPPKSAPCAEYDLPRRTPPLKPKACTEADAAYQSLPKSPRLPSGCASPPASCKLPSDYKYAHDRLSHFRMSTDERMATKEGMVWQLYEWQQRQQFRHGSPTAPIYTGPNFTDSSSFRVTGEMPRSISVPPSPCEVPPSVPASFKPLSPRRPHTPSDRRTIRPLDDVAHEDSTRSSSPGHICAHLSQASQIERRSMPAMGYITHTVSAPSLHGKTVKLSQLCEQDKILQELEAGIRSLKEDKDKLESVLDVSHQQMEQYRDQPAHAEKIAYQQKLLQEDVVHIRAEISQVSTEMENAWNEYSRLERDVDWLKSALQGQMNRSDLSQQDKVQIRKELWRIEDVIAGLSTSKANYKVTISSLTNPERKFVPSVSASSVPSVPGSPSAVEMRLSQHQQHQQHQQHSPHLSPSGHSAARSSSPSQQPSHHWVDAAISSGLQWGGEDVPPRPPLPQLYNPDEHPPAVPPLPRETTVIRHTSVRGLKRQSDERKRDREVGQFTNGDSKVEFRPFLSDPELMGAGDGASHISIATSGHDGYQTLPSRGVAGSSLRLNQSSGVSSYVTLRRAASAAGMKERPKSALERLYSGDSVQQQRGKMSADEQLERMKRHQKALVRQRKRTLSQGDRHASPSSRTSSSSSRPLSADLGSWKREQEFDLQLLERAVQGEEAQVVRSVQGEETAPEHRERPRSRSDEWLTLRSTTPSSHEVDLEPLDFDLDLNKELSKPQKVLIPERYVDSEPEEPLSPQELEDRHRKVERIKSILAKSSVQNLAPGVTLDKPEVGLVALDSALQEQERIITMSYALASEASLKSKLVTVLPQANIPAPPPPPPPPPPPPLPPLPPVSLAPPSPLSNGIHYTFV encoded by the exons CCACAGCCTGAGGGCTACATCATTTCGACACCCTGTGACCGGACAAATATCCCCAGAAAATACGGAATACACACTACAAGACAG GATAGAAGCTCGCATGTCCAAGTCAGCGGCCAATCAGAGATCCCCGAGCATGGTCACAGAGTCCTCTAAGGCTGTGACCTCAGCTGCAGCAGATGCCCACTCAGGGACAAAG GGATGCAGAGGTGCAGGGAAAGTGCACAGTTTTGGCAAGAGGGATCATGCTATTAAAAGGAACCTCAATATCCCAGTGGTGGTGAGAGGCTGGCTCTATAAACAG GACAGCTCCGGAATGCGACTGTGGAAAAGGAAGTGGTTTGTTTTGTCAGACTACTGCTTGTTTTACTACAAAG ACAGCCGAGAGGAGACAGTGCTCGGTAGCATCCCTCTGCCCAGTTATGTCATTGCACCAGTTGAGCCCGATGACCACATAAACCGCAAATACGCTTTCAAG GCGAGCCACACAGGGATGCGCTCCTACATTTACAATAAGAACTCTGTGATTGGCTCTCAGGCAGAACACTGCGGGATGCGGACATATTTCTTTAGTGCGGACACACAGGAGGACATGAATGGCTGGATCCGGGCCATGAACCAGGCTGCGCTGATGCAGCAGAGTCACACTATAAAGAG GGCGGCGGAGAATCCAAAGGAGGCTGCGCAGCAGACTCTCCCACAGACCAACCATGTCCACGTCAACCAGAACGCATGTCAATCAGAAAGCCTTAGCAGGGCGGAAAAACCTCCGTATAATGGTATCCAACTGGCCCATAGGGAGGAGGTGAGGTATGGATTAGAGATCGAAGGGAAACCCAACCactcagcagcagagagactCTCTCCAGACTGTGTTGATGATGCCACCCACAAGAAAGGCCAGCCAACGGTCATCGAAGTGGCGCTGCCACCAGAACAGAATGGAAATCCTGTCCGTCAGAGGGGCTTCGTTTCACACGTGGACCCTGAAAAACGCGTGCAGAGGAAGAATACGCTGGCAAAGGTGGAGAAGTGGGTCAAAGTTCAAAAAGGGGACCCACCAAAGAG tgCTCCCTGTGCCGAGTACGACCTCCCTCGGCGGACTCCTCCATTAAAGCCCAAAGCCTGTACAGAGGCAGATGCCGCCTATCAGTCGTTGCCAAAGTCTCCCCGTCTCCCGTCTGGCTGCGCATCTCCTCCAGCATCATGCAAATTGCCTAGTGACTACAAGTACGCCCACGACCGGCTCAGCCACTTCCGCATGTCCACCGACGAGCGCATGGCCACCAAGGAGGGGATGGTGTGGCAGCTGTACGAgtggcagcagcggcagcagttCCGTCATGGCAGCCCCACCGCGCCTATCTACACCGGCCCCAACTTCACGGACTCCTCATCTTTCAGGGTGACTGGGGAGATGCCCCGATCCAtctccgtccccccgtccccgtgTGAAGTTCCGCCGTCGGTCCCCGCCTCCTTCAAGCCCTTGTCCCCTCGCCGGCCGCACACTCCTTCAGACAGACGCACCATCCGGCCCCTGGATGACGTGGCCCATGAGGACAGCACAAGATCCAGCTCTCCCGGACATATTTGTGCCCATCTTTCTCAG GCTTCCCAAATAGAGAGAAGGTCCATGCCCGCCATGGGctacatcacacacactgtcagtgCACCCAGCCTACATGGCAAAACG GTGAAATTAAGTCAATTGTGTGAACAGGACAAGATTCTACAGGAGCTGGAAGCCGGGATACGCTCTTTGAAGGAGGACAAG GACAAGCTAGAGTCGGTGCTGGACGTCtcccaccagcagatggagcagtACAGAGATCAGCCGGCCCATGCTGAGAAGATTGCCTATCAGCAGAAATTACTACAAGAGGATGTGGTGCACATCAGGGCTGAGATATCTCAAGTGTCCACA gagATGGAGAACGCGTGGAATGAGTACAGCCGACTGGAGAGAGACGTGGACTGGCTGAAGTCGGCCCTGCAGGGACAGATGAACCGCAGCGATCTCTCTCAG CAAGATAAAGTCCAGATCAGAAAGGAGCTGTGGAGGATTGAGGATGTTATTGCAGGCCTCAGCACCAGTAAAGCCAACTACAAAGTCACCATCTCCTCTCTCACCAACCCAG AGAGGAAGTTTGTGCCTTCAGTGTCGGCGTCGTCAGTGCCTTCTGTGCCCGGGAGCCCGTCTGCTGTGGAGATGAGACTGtcgcagcatcagcagcatcagcagcatcagcagcacagCCCTCACCTCAGCCCCAGCGGCCACAGCGCCGCCCGCTCCTCCAGCCCCAGCCAGCAGCCCTCCCATCACTGGGTGGATGCAGCCATCTCTAGTGGTCTTCAATGG GGTGGGGAAGATGTGCCACCTAGACCTCCTCTACCTCAGCTTTACAATCCCGATGAGCATCCCCCTGCTGTGCCCCCGTTGCCCCGGGAGACCACAGTCATCAGACACACTTCTGTACGCGGCCTAAAGCGACAGTCGGACGAACGCAAAAGGGACAGAGAGGTTGGCCAGTTCACTAATGGAGACAGTAAG GTGGAGTTCAGGCCTTTCCTGAGTGATCCGGAGCTTATGGGGGCTGGAGATGGCGCCAGCCACATCAGTATAGCCACATCTGGACATGATGGTTACCAGACATTACCTAGCAGAG GAGTGGCTGGCTCCTCGCTGAGGCTGAATCAGTCCTCGGGCGTCTCCTCGTATGTGACCCTCCGGAGAGCAGCCTCAGCTGCCGGCATGAAG gAGAGACCAAAAAGTGCCTTGGAGCGTCTGTACTCTGGGGACtcggtgcagcagcagagggggaAGATGAGTGCTGACGAGCAgctggagaggatgaagaggcACCAGAAGGCCCTCGTTCGCCAGCGCAAACGCACCCTGAGCCAGGGAGACCGCCACGCCTCTCCCTCGTCGCGcacttcttcatcctcctcgcGCCCGCTTTCCGCAGACCTGGGATCA tggaAGAGGGAGCAGGAGTTTGACCTGCAGTTGCTGGAGAGGGCTGTTCAAGGTGAGGAGGCGCAGGTAGTGAGGAGCGTTCAGGGGGAGGAAACGGCTCCCGAGCACAGAGAGAGGCCTCGCTCCCGCTCTGACGAATGGCTGACCCTGCGCTCCACCACACCCTCCTCCCACGAGGTTGACTTGGAGCCATTGGACTTTGACCTGGACCTTAACAAAGAG CTTTCCAAGCCTCAGAAGGTGTTGATCCCGGAGCGCTACGTGGATTCAGAGCCCGAGGAGCCTCTCAGTCCGCAGGAGCTGGAGGATCGGCACCGTAAGGTGGAGCGCATCAAGAGCATCTTGGCAAAGTCCAG TGTGCAAAACCTAGCACCCGGAGTGACTTTGGACAAGCCAGAGGTCGGGCTCGTGGCACTCGACTCTGCTctgcaggagcaggagaggatcATCACCATGTCCTACGCTCTCGCCTCGGAAGCTTCGCTCAAGAGCAAATTAGTCACAG TTCTACCACAGGCTAACatccccgctcctcctcctcctcctcctcctcccccgcctccccctcttcctcctcttccccccgtTTCTCTggcacctccctctcctctaaGCAACGGAATCCACTACACGTTTGTCTAA
- the plekha7b gene encoding pleckstrin homology domain-containing family A member 7 isoform X20, with the protein MAAPLGRDTLPDHWSYGVCGDGRVFFINDKSHSTTWLHPHTGEPVNSGHMIRSDLPRGWEEGFTDEGASYFINHSLRATSFRHPVTGQISPENTEYTLQDRIEARMSKSAANQRSPSMVTESSKAVTSAAADAHSGTKGCRGAGKVHSFGKRDHAIKRNLNIPVVVRGWLYKQDSSGMRLWKRKWFVLSDYCLFYYKDSREETVLGSIPLPSYVIAPVEPDDHINRKYAFKASHTGMRSYIYNKNSVIGSQAEHCGMRTYFFSADTQEDMNGWIRAMNQAALMQQSHTIKRAAENPKEAAQQTLPQTNHVHVNQNACQSESLSRAEKPPYNGIQLAHREEVRYGLEIEGKPNHSAAERLSPDCVDDATHKKGQPTVIEVALPPEQNGNPVRQRGFVSHVDPEKRVQRKNTLAKVEKWVKVQKGDPPKSAPCAEYDLPRRTPPLKPKACTEADAAYQSLPKSPRLPSGCASPPASCKLPSDYKYAHDRLSHFRMSTDERMATKEGMVWQLYEWQQRQQFRHGSPTAPIYTGPNFTDSSSFRVTGEMPRSISVPPSPCEVPPSVPASFKPLSPRRPHTPSDRRTIRPLDDVAHEDSTRSSSPGHICAHLSQASQIERRSMPAMGYITHTVSAPSLHGKTADDTYIQLKKDLEYLDLKVGPNKVKLSQLCEQDKILQELEAGIRSLKEDKDKLESVLDVSHQQMEQYRDQPAHAEKIAYQQKLLQEDVVHIRAEISQVSTEMENAWNEYSRLERDVDWLKSALQGQMNRSDLSQQDKVQIRKELWRIEDVIAGLSTSKANYKVTISSLTNPERKFVPSVSASSVPSVPGSPSAVEMRLSQHQQHQQHQQHSPHLSPSGHSAARSSSPSQQPSHHWVDAAISSGLQWGGEDVPPRPPLPQLYNPDEHPPAVPPLPRETTVIRHTSVRGLKRQSDERKRDREVGQFTNGDSKVEFRPFLSDPELMGAGDGASHISIATSGHDGYQTLPSRGVAGSSLRLNQSSGVSSYVTLRRAASAAGMKERPKSALERLYSGDSVQQQRGKMSADEQLERMKRHQKALVRQRKRTLSQGDRHASPSSRTSSSSSRPLSADLGSWKREQEFDLQLLERAVQGEEAQVVRSVQGEETAPEHRERPRSRSDEWLTLRSTTPSSHEVDLEPLDFDLDLNKELSKPQKVLIPERYVDSEPEEPLSPQELEDRHRKVERIKSILAKSSVQNLAPGVTLDKPEVGLVALDSALQEQERIITMSYALASEASLKSKLVTAQAIFGH; encoded by the exons CCACAGCCTGAGGGCTACATCATTTCGACACCCTGTGACCGGACAAATATCCCCAGAAAATACGGAATACACACTACAAGACAG GATAGAAGCTCGCATGTCCAAGTCAGCGGCCAATCAGAGATCCCCGAGCATGGTCACAGAGTCCTCTAAGGCTGTGACCTCAGCTGCAGCAGATGCCCACTCAGGGACAAAG GGATGCAGAGGTGCAGGGAAAGTGCACAGTTTTGGCAAGAGGGATCATGCTATTAAAAGGAACCTCAATATCCCAGTGGTGGTGAGAGGCTGGCTCTATAAACAG GACAGCTCCGGAATGCGACTGTGGAAAAGGAAGTGGTTTGTTTTGTCAGACTACTGCTTGTTTTACTACAAAG ACAGCCGAGAGGAGACAGTGCTCGGTAGCATCCCTCTGCCCAGTTATGTCATTGCACCAGTTGAGCCCGATGACCACATAAACCGCAAATACGCTTTCAAG GCGAGCCACACAGGGATGCGCTCCTACATTTACAATAAGAACTCTGTGATTGGCTCTCAGGCAGAACACTGCGGGATGCGGACATATTTCTTTAGTGCGGACACACAGGAGGACATGAATGGCTGGATCCGGGCCATGAACCAGGCTGCGCTGATGCAGCAGAGTCACACTATAAAGAG GGCGGCGGAGAATCCAAAGGAGGCTGCGCAGCAGACTCTCCCACAGACCAACCATGTCCACGTCAACCAGAACGCATGTCAATCAGAAAGCCTTAGCAGGGCGGAAAAACCTCCGTATAATGGTATCCAACTGGCCCATAGGGAGGAGGTGAGGTATGGATTAGAGATCGAAGGGAAACCCAACCactcagcagcagagagactCTCTCCAGACTGTGTTGATGATGCCACCCACAAGAAAGGCCAGCCAACGGTCATCGAAGTGGCGCTGCCACCAGAACAGAATGGAAATCCTGTCCGTCAGAGGGGCTTCGTTTCACACGTGGACCCTGAAAAACGCGTGCAGAGGAAGAATACGCTGGCAAAGGTGGAGAAGTGGGTCAAAGTTCAAAAAGGGGACCCACCAAAGAG tgCTCCCTGTGCCGAGTACGACCTCCCTCGGCGGACTCCTCCATTAAAGCCCAAAGCCTGTACAGAGGCAGATGCCGCCTATCAGTCGTTGCCAAAGTCTCCCCGTCTCCCGTCTGGCTGCGCATCTCCTCCAGCATCATGCAAATTGCCTAGTGACTACAAGTACGCCCACGACCGGCTCAGCCACTTCCGCATGTCCACCGACGAGCGCATGGCCACCAAGGAGGGGATGGTGTGGCAGCTGTACGAgtggcagcagcggcagcagttCCGTCATGGCAGCCCCACCGCGCCTATCTACACCGGCCCCAACTTCACGGACTCCTCATCTTTCAGGGTGACTGGGGAGATGCCCCGATCCAtctccgtccccccgtccccgtgTGAAGTTCCGCCGTCGGTCCCCGCCTCCTTCAAGCCCTTGTCCCCTCGCCGGCCGCACACTCCTTCAGACAGACGCACCATCCGGCCCCTGGATGACGTGGCCCATGAGGACAGCACAAGATCCAGCTCTCCCGGACATATTTGTGCCCATCTTTCTCAG GCTTCCCAAATAGAGAGAAGGTCCATGCCCGCCATGGGctacatcacacacactgtcagtgCACCCAGCCTACATGGCAAAACG GCTGATGATACTTACATACAACTGAAGAAGGACCTGGAGTATCTAGATCTGAAGGTGGGCCCTAACAAA GTGAAATTAAGTCAATTGTGTGAACAGGACAAGATTCTACAGGAGCTGGAAGCCGGGATACGCTCTTTGAAGGAGGACAAG GACAAGCTAGAGTCGGTGCTGGACGTCtcccaccagcagatggagcagtACAGAGATCAGCCGGCCCATGCTGAGAAGATTGCCTATCAGCAGAAATTACTACAAGAGGATGTGGTGCACATCAGGGCTGAGATATCTCAAGTGTCCACA gagATGGAGAACGCGTGGAATGAGTACAGCCGACTGGAGAGAGACGTGGACTGGCTGAAGTCGGCCCTGCAGGGACAGATGAACCGCAGCGATCTCTCTCAG CAAGATAAAGTCCAGATCAGAAAGGAGCTGTGGAGGATTGAGGATGTTATTGCAGGCCTCAGCACCAGTAAAGCCAACTACAAAGTCACCATCTCCTCTCTCACCAACCCAG AGAGGAAGTTTGTGCCTTCAGTGTCGGCGTCGTCAGTGCCTTCTGTGCCCGGGAGCCCGTCTGCTGTGGAGATGAGACTGtcgcagcatcagcagcatcagcagcatcagcagcacagCCCTCACCTCAGCCCCAGCGGCCACAGCGCCGCCCGCTCCTCCAGCCCCAGCCAGCAGCCCTCCCATCACTGGGTGGATGCAGCCATCTCTAGTGGTCTTCAATGG GGTGGGGAAGATGTGCCACCTAGACCTCCTCTACCTCAGCTTTACAATCCCGATGAGCATCCCCCTGCTGTGCCCCCGTTGCCCCGGGAGACCACAGTCATCAGACACACTTCTGTACGCGGCCTAAAGCGACAGTCGGACGAACGCAAAAGGGACAGAGAGGTTGGCCAGTTCACTAATGGAGACAGTAAG GTGGAGTTCAGGCCTTTCCTGAGTGATCCGGAGCTTATGGGGGCTGGAGATGGCGCCAGCCACATCAGTATAGCCACATCTGGACATGATGGTTACCAGACATTACCTAGCAGAG GAGTGGCTGGCTCCTCGCTGAGGCTGAATCAGTCCTCGGGCGTCTCCTCGTATGTGACCCTCCGGAGAGCAGCCTCAGCTGCCGGCATGAAG gAGAGACCAAAAAGTGCCTTGGAGCGTCTGTACTCTGGGGACtcggtgcagcagcagagggggaAGATGAGTGCTGACGAGCAgctggagaggatgaagaggcACCAGAAGGCCCTCGTTCGCCAGCGCAAACGCACCCTGAGCCAGGGAGACCGCCACGCCTCTCCCTCGTCGCGcacttcttcatcctcctcgcGCCCGCTTTCCGCAGACCTGGGATCA tggaAGAGGGAGCAGGAGTTTGACCTGCAGTTGCTGGAGAGGGCTGTTCAAGGTGAGGAGGCGCAGGTAGTGAGGAGCGTTCAGGGGGAGGAAACGGCTCCCGAGCACAGAGAGAGGCCTCGCTCCCGCTCTGACGAATGGCTGACCCTGCGCTCCACCACACCCTCCTCCCACGAGGTTGACTTGGAGCCATTGGACTTTGACCTGGACCTTAACAAAGAG CTTTCCAAGCCTCAGAAGGTGTTGATCCCGGAGCGCTACGTGGATTCAGAGCCCGAGGAGCCTCTCAGTCCGCAGGAGCTGGAGGATCGGCACCGTAAGGTGGAGCGCATCAAGAGCATCTTGGCAAAGTCCAG TGTGCAAAACCTAGCACCCGGAGTGACTTTGGACAAGCCAGAGGTCGGGCTCGTGGCACTCGACTCTGCTctgcaggagcaggagaggatcATCACCATGTCCTACGCTCTCGCCTCGGAAGCTTCGCTCAAGAGCAAATTAGTCACAG CTCAAGCAATTTTTGGACACTGA
- the plekha7b gene encoding pleckstrin homology domain-containing family A member 7 isoform X23 has product MSKSAANQRSPSMVTESSKAVTSAAADAHSGTKGCRGAGKVHSFGKRDHAIKRNLNIPVVVRGWLYKQDSSGMRLWKRKWFVLSDYCLFYYKDSREETVLGSIPLPSYVIAPVEPDDHINRKYAFKASHTGMRSYIYNKNSVIGSQAEHCGMRTYFFSADTQEDMNGWIRAMNQAALMQQSHTIKRAAENPKEAAQQTLPQTNHVHVNQNACQSESLSRAEKPPYNGIQLAHREEVRYGLEIEGKPNHSAAERLSPDCVDDATHKKGQPTVIEVALPPEQNGNPVRQRGFVSHVDPEKRVQRKNTLAKVEKWVKVQKGDPPKSAPCAEYDLPRRTPPLKPKACTEADAAYQSLPKSPRLPSGCASPPASCKLPSDYKYAHDRLSHFRMSTDERMATKEGMVWQLYEWQQRQQFRHGSPTAPIYTGPNFTDSSSFRVTGEMPRSISVPPSPCEVPPSVPASFKPLSPRRPHTPSDRRTIRPLDDVAHEDSTRSSSPGHICAHLSQASQIERRSMPAMGYITHTVSAPSLHGKTPEELTLLLIQLRRHQAKMVGVHSPCDAFVHLQRHQHSGLLGPSMQADDTYIQLKKDLEYLDLKVKLSQLCEQDKILQELEAGIRSLKEDKDKLESVLDVSHQQMEQYRDQPAHAEKIAYQQKLLQEDVVHIRAEISQVSTEMENAWNEYSRLERDVDWLKSALQGQMNRSDLSQQDKVQIRKELWRIEDVIAGLSTSKANYKVTISSLTNPERKFVPSVSASSVPSVPGSPSAVEMRLSQHQQHQQHQQHSPHLSPSGHSAARSSSPSQQPSHHWVDAAISSGLQWGGEDVPPRPPLPQLYNPDEHPPAVPPLPRETTVIRHTSVRGLKRQSDERKRDREVGQFTNGDSKVEFRPFLSDPELMGAGDGASHISIATSGHDGYQTLPSRGVAGSSLRLNQSSGVSSYVTLRRAASAAGMKERPKSALERLYSGDSVQQQRGKMSADEQLERMKRHQKALVRQRKRTLSQGDRHASPSSRTSSSSSRPLSADLGSWKREQEFDLQLLERAVQGEEAQVVRSVQGEETAPEHRERPRSRSDEWLTLRSTTPSSHEVDLEPLDFDLDLNKELSKPQKVLIPERYVDSEPEEPLSPQELEDRHRKVERIKSILAKSSVQNLAPGVTLDKPEVGLVALDSALQEQERIITMSYALASEASLKSKLVTAQAIFGH; this is encoded by the exons ATGTCCAAGTCAGCGGCCAATCAGAGATCCCCGAGCATGGTCACAGAGTCCTCTAAGGCTGTGACCTCAGCTGCAGCAGATGCCCACTCAGGGACAAAG GGATGCAGAGGTGCAGGGAAAGTGCACAGTTTTGGCAAGAGGGATCATGCTATTAAAAGGAACCTCAATATCCCAGTGGTGGTGAGAGGCTGGCTCTATAAACAG GACAGCTCCGGAATGCGACTGTGGAAAAGGAAGTGGTTTGTTTTGTCAGACTACTGCTTGTTTTACTACAAAG ACAGCCGAGAGGAGACAGTGCTCGGTAGCATCCCTCTGCCCAGTTATGTCATTGCACCAGTTGAGCCCGATGACCACATAAACCGCAAATACGCTTTCAAG GCGAGCCACACAGGGATGCGCTCCTACATTTACAATAAGAACTCTGTGATTGGCTCTCAGGCAGAACACTGCGGGATGCGGACATATTTCTTTAGTGCGGACACACAGGAGGACATGAATGGCTGGATCCGGGCCATGAACCAGGCTGCGCTGATGCAGCAGAGTCACACTATAAAGAG GGCGGCGGAGAATCCAAAGGAGGCTGCGCAGCAGACTCTCCCACAGACCAACCATGTCCACGTCAACCAGAACGCATGTCAATCAGAAAGCCTTAGCAGGGCGGAAAAACCTCCGTATAATGGTATCCAACTGGCCCATAGGGAGGAGGTGAGGTATGGATTAGAGATCGAAGGGAAACCCAACCactcagcagcagagagactCTCTCCAGACTGTGTTGATGATGCCACCCACAAGAAAGGCCAGCCAACGGTCATCGAAGTGGCGCTGCCACCAGAACAGAATGGAAATCCTGTCCGTCAGAGGGGCTTCGTTTCACACGTGGACCCTGAAAAACGCGTGCAGAGGAAGAATACGCTGGCAAAGGTGGAGAAGTGGGTCAAAGTTCAAAAAGGGGACCCACCAAAGAG tgCTCCCTGTGCCGAGTACGACCTCCCTCGGCGGACTCCTCCATTAAAGCCCAAAGCCTGTACAGAGGCAGATGCCGCCTATCAGTCGTTGCCAAAGTCTCCCCGTCTCCCGTCTGGCTGCGCATCTCCTCCAGCATCATGCAAATTGCCTAGTGACTACAAGTACGCCCACGACCGGCTCAGCCACTTCCGCATGTCCACCGACGAGCGCATGGCCACCAAGGAGGGGATGGTGTGGCAGCTGTACGAgtggcagcagcggcagcagttCCGTCATGGCAGCCCCACCGCGCCTATCTACACCGGCCCCAACTTCACGGACTCCTCATCTTTCAGGGTGACTGGGGAGATGCCCCGATCCAtctccgtccccccgtccccgtgTGAAGTTCCGCCGTCGGTCCCCGCCTCCTTCAAGCCCTTGTCCCCTCGCCGGCCGCACACTCCTTCAGACAGACGCACCATCCGGCCCCTGGATGACGTGGCCCATGAGGACAGCACAAGATCCAGCTCTCCCGGACATATTTGTGCCCATCTTTCTCAG GCTTCCCAAATAGAGAGAAGGTCCATGCCCGCCATGGGctacatcacacacactgtcagtgCACCCAGCCTACATGGCAAAACG CCAGAGGAGCTCACCCTGCTCCTCATTCAGCTCCGAAGGCACCAGGCTAAGATGGTTGGTGTGCATAGCCCCTGCGATGCGTTCGTTCACCTTCAGCGCCACCAGCACAGCGGCCTTCTAGGCCCCAGCATGCAG GCTGATGATACTTACATACAACTGAAGAAGGACCTGGAGTATCTAGATCTGAAG GTGAAATTAAGTCAATTGTGTGAACAGGACAAGATTCTACAGGAGCTGGAAGCCGGGATACGCTCTTTGAAGGAGGACAAG GACAAGCTAGAGTCGGTGCTGGACGTCtcccaccagcagatggagcagtACAGAGATCAGCCGGCCCATGCTGAGAAGATTGCCTATCAGCAGAAATTACTACAAGAGGATGTGGTGCACATCAGGGCTGAGATATCTCAAGTGTCCACA gagATGGAGAACGCGTGGAATGAGTACAGCCGACTGGAGAGAGACGTGGACTGGCTGAAGTCGGCCCTGCAGGGACAGATGAACCGCAGCGATCTCTCTCAG CAAGATAAAGTCCAGATCAGAAAGGAGCTGTGGAGGATTGAGGATGTTATTGCAGGCCTCAGCACCAGTAAAGCCAACTACAAAGTCACCATCTCCTCTCTCACCAACCCAG AGAGGAAGTTTGTGCCTTCAGTGTCGGCGTCGTCAGTGCCTTCTGTGCCCGGGAGCCCGTCTGCTGTGGAGATGAGACTGtcgcagcatcagcagcatcagcagcatcagcagcacagCCCTCACCTCAGCCCCAGCGGCCACAGCGCCGCCCGCTCCTCCAGCCCCAGCCAGCAGCCCTCCCATCACTGGGTGGATGCAGCCATCTCTAGTGGTCTTCAATGG GGTGGGGAAGATGTGCCACCTAGACCTCCTCTACCTCAGCTTTACAATCCCGATGAGCATCCCCCTGCTGTGCCCCCGTTGCCCCGGGAGACCACAGTCATCAGACACACTTCTGTACGCGGCCTAAAGCGACAGTCGGACGAACGCAAAAGGGACAGAGAGGTTGGCCAGTTCACTAATGGAGACAGTAAG GTGGAGTTCAGGCCTTTCCTGAGTGATCCGGAGCTTATGGGGGCTGGAGATGGCGCCAGCCACATCAGTATAGCCACATCTGGACATGATGGTTACCAGACATTACCTAGCAGAG GAGTGGCTGGCTCCTCGCTGAGGCTGAATCAGTCCTCGGGCGTCTCCTCGTATGTGACCCTCCGGAGAGCAGCCTCAGCTGCCGGCATGAAG gAGAGACCAAAAAGTGCCTTGGAGCGTCTGTACTCTGGGGACtcggtgcagcagcagagggggaAGATGAGTGCTGACGAGCAgctggagaggatgaagaggcACCAGAAGGCCCTCGTTCGCCAGCGCAAACGCACCCTGAGCCAGGGAGACCGCCACGCCTCTCCCTCGTCGCGcacttcttcatcctcctcgcGCCCGCTTTCCGCAGACCTGGGATCA tggaAGAGGGAGCAGGAGTTTGACCTGCAGTTGCTGGAGAGGGCTGTTCAAGGTGAGGAGGCGCAGGTAGTGAGGAGCGTTCAGGGGGAGGAAACGGCTCCCGAGCACAGAGAGAGGCCTCGCTCCCGCTCTGACGAATGGCTGACCCTGCGCTCCACCACACCCTCCTCCCACGAGGTTGACTTGGAGCCATTGGACTTTGACCTGGACCTTAACAAAGAG CTTTCCAAGCCTCAGAAGGTGTTGATCCCGGAGCGCTACGTGGATTCAGAGCCCGAGGAGCCTCTCAGTCCGCAGGAGCTGGAGGATCGGCACCGTAAGGTGGAGCGCATCAAGAGCATCTTGGCAAAGTCCAG TGTGCAAAACCTAGCACCCGGAGTGACTTTGGACAAGCCAGAGGTCGGGCTCGTGGCACTCGACTCTGCTctgcaggagcaggagaggatcATCACCATGTCCTACGCTCTCGCCTCGGAAGCTTCGCTCAAGAGCAAATTAGTCACAG CTCAAGCAATTTTTGGACACTGA